The segment ACGCGGTCGGTGTCGATGCCGCTGGCCTTGGCCAGGGAGGGATTGTCCGAGGTGGCCCGCATGGAGATGCCCAGGCGGGTGTGGTTAAGGAGCAGGTGGAAGCCGACCATGCAGACCACGGCTGTGGCGATGATGCCCAACTGCAGCGGCGTGACCCGCATTCCCCAAAAAGCCAGGGGGCGCATGAGTCCGAGTTCGTAGAAATGGGGGGATGTGCCCCAGATGGCCCGTACCGACTCGCGAATGACGATGCCCAGCGCGAATGAGGCGATCATGAGCATGATGGGGGAGGCCGAGCGAAGCTTGGCGAAGACCACTTTGTCCGAGACAACGCCCAGCAGTCCGGCCACGACCATGGCCGCGGGAATGGCCAGCTGCAGCGGCAGGCCAAGGCCATTGAGCAGCAAGGCCACGTAGGCGCCGACGGTGGCGAACTCCACGTGGGCGAAGTTGGGGAAGCCGAGCGAGCCGTAGACCATGGTTAGGCCCACCGCCAGCAACGAGATTTCCCCCGTCATGATGAGGCTGTCGAGAATGACTTGCGTCAAGTGCGGCTCCTTTTTCGTGGACGCTTGACTCCATGCGCCAGGGGGTTTCCCTGAGAGTTCGGACCGGTACCGCTGGAATTTAGTCGCAGCACGAGGTGAACGCTCGTGTGAATCCTGATCGACTACCCGAGCCGGTCGGGGAAGCCAGTGGGCGTCCGAAAACCATGGCTGTCCCATGGTGCGCTGATGCAGTTTTTATTTACAAAAAGGAAGGCGTTTGGTGCTCACCATTTGCGCACAAGATATTCATTGCCTCCCGAAGTGTTCGCAAAGCATAGTCAATAGAATGGAAAAAGAGCAATTGTGATAAGAATAAAGAGAGTAACCTTTCATCTTTTGAATGCGGATAATCACGGCAAGAGGAGGGGGCATCCTTCGTATTCCTCCCTCATTCGGCGATTTCCTACGTCGAACTCGATTTTCCTGCGGGGCTCAATCAAGAGATGTATGGAAAGTGAATGCAGCCCGCGAATAGTGCGGAATGTGAAAAAATGCCGGGGAAACGGGGGGATGCCTCCCGGGACGGCATGCCGCCCCGGGAGAGCGAGGGAAGGGCTACTTGTCCAGCAGGCAGGGGTCTTGCTCGCCGGTCTTGAACTCGTACTTCAACCCCTTGAGCAGGCTTTTGCACAGCAGGAGCATGATGAACGTGAAGGGCAGCGCCGCGGCGATGGCCATTCGCTGCAGTGCCTCCAGGCCGCCTGAGTTGAGCAGGATGGCCGCGGTGCCGGAAACGGTGACGCCCCAGATGATCTTTTTGTGAGCCGGGGGGGTGGCGTTGCCGTGGGAGGTCATCATGGCCAGGACGAAGGTGGCCGAGTCCGCCGAGGTGACGAAGAACACACCGAGCAGCACCACGGTTATGAGCGAGAGCACTTGGCCGAGGGGATAGTTGGCGTAGAGCGAAAACAGCCCGGTGGAGATATCCTCGGCCACCGTGGCGGCGATACCGTTGATGCCGTTCAGTTCCAAGTGAAAGGCAGCTCCGCCGAAGACGCTGAACCAGACGAATGTCAGCAGGGGCGGCACCAGGAGCGAGGCCAGGATGAACTCGCGAATGGTCCTGCCACGGGAGATACTGGCCACGAACATTCCCACGAAGGGGGACCAGGAAATCCACCAGGCCCAGTAGAAGAGGGTCCAGGACTGCGTCCATTCGTGCCCCTGGAAGGGGTTGGTGGAAAGGCTCATGTCCATCAGGGAAGTCAGGTAGTCCGCGATTGTGTTGGTGAAGATGTCCAGCATCATGGTGGAAGGGCCAACAACGAACATGAACAGAAGCAGCAAAAGCGCCAGCAGGATGTTGGCCTTGCTCAATATCTGGATGCCTTTGTCCAGGCCGGTCATGCTGGAAATCATGAAAAGCACCGTGACCACGGCGATGACCGTCAGGATGACGGGGTATGTGGACTCGAAGTCGAATACCATTCCCAGTCCGCTGGTGATCTGCATGGCCCCAAGCCCCAAAGATGTGACGATGCCGAATACGGTGGCGAACACGGCCAAGATGTCGATGCCCCGGCCTATGGGGCCGTAGATGCGGTCTCCGATGAGGGGGTAGAAGCAGCTGGAAATGAGCGGCGGCATGCCTCGTCTAAAGGAGAAATAGGCGATGCACAGGCTCATGATGATGTAGATGGCCCATGGGTGCAGCCCCCAGTGGAAGAAGCTGTACCGCATGGCGAACTCGGCGGCGTCGCCCGAGCTTTGGGCTATATGTTCCGGCGGGTTCAGGTAATGGCTCATGGGTTCGGCCACGCCCCAGAAGATCATGCCGATGCCCATCCCCGCGGCGAAGAGCATGCTGAACCAGCCGAAGTAGGAATAATACGGCCGTTCGTGGTCTCCGCCCAGCTTGATGTTCCCGTATTTGCTGAAAGCGATGTAGAGACTCAGAACCAGGAAGATGAAGGCCGATGTGAGATAGCCCCAGCCGAAGTTCTTGATGATGCTCTCGTGCAGCCAGGAGGACAGGCTGTCCAGTCGTACCGGGTCCATGACGCCGAAGACCGACAGCGCCAGCACGATAACCAGCGAGATGACGAAGACCGCGTTGCGGCGAAAGGTAGGCATGTGGCGACCCTTGTCTCAGTGGTATCCAGGGATGATGAAGACGCTGCGCCTTGATTTGTCCGGCAGGATTTCCGCGGTCGAGCCCAGCAGGGCTTTCAGCGGCTTGGGTTTGTCCGCCTTGCCGACCACGATGAGGTCCACCTTGTGCAGATAGGCCTGCCGCAGAATCTGCTTGCGCTGGTTGCCCACGACCTGCAGCGTTTTCACGTTGCTG is part of the Desulfohalovibrio reitneri genome and harbors:
- a CDS encoding branched-chain amino acid ABC transporter permease codes for the protein MTQVILDSLIMTGEISLLAVGLTMVYGSLGFPNFAHVEFATVGAYVALLLNGLGLPLQLAIPAAMVVAGLLGVVSDKVVFAKLRSASPIMLMIASFALGIVIRESVRAIWGTSPHFYELGLMRPLAFWGMRVTPLQLGIIATAVVCMVGFHLLLNHTRLGISMRATSDNPSLAKASGIDTDRVLRIVWFIGAGFAALGGILIGLETQIHPNTGFAIIVPVFCAALLGGIGNPRGAMAGAAIVAFAMNVALAVNFAPLGHLLDLTTKEFWKIPTGYKEAAPFVLLILVLLWRPSGLFGGTSK
- a CDS encoding glycine betaine uptake BCCT transporter; protein product: MPTFRRNAVFVISLVIVLALSVFGVMDPVRLDSLSSWLHESIIKNFGWGYLTSAFIFLVLSLYIAFSKYGNIKLGGDHERPYYSYFGWFSMLFAAGMGIGMIFWGVAEPMSHYLNPPEHIAQSSGDAAEFAMRYSFFHWGLHPWAIYIIMSLCIAYFSFRRGMPPLISSCFYPLIGDRIYGPIGRGIDILAVFATVFGIVTSLGLGAMQITSGLGMVFDFESTYPVILTVIAVVTVLFMISSMTGLDKGIQILSKANILLALLLLLFMFVVGPSTMMLDIFTNTIADYLTSLMDMSLSTNPFQGHEWTQSWTLFYWAWWISWSPFVGMFVASISRGRTIREFILASLLVPPLLTFVWFSVFGGAAFHLELNGINGIAATVAEDISTGLFSLYANYPLGQVLSLITVVLLGVFFVTSADSATFVLAMMTSHGNATPPAHKKIIWGVTVSGTAAILLNSGGLEALQRMAIAAALPFTFIMLLLCKSLLKGLKYEFKTGEQDPCLLDK